A region of the Leeuwenhoekiella sp. MAR_2009_132 genome:
AAAAAGTGATTTTGGGGTCTGCAGCAAAAACGGTCTCAGCAGAATTTAAGTTATCACTAAAATACCCCGAAGCTTCAAAAATCATCCCTCGTGTAGGAAAATTTATGTTGTCTATGCTCTTGTAGGAATAAATTGCACTAGCGGTAGCATATTCATTATTAATGAGATTGTTAGCTGTATTTATTAAAAGTGAAGGGTCAAGTTCAAATTTTTGAAACTTAAGAGAGGTTTCAAATGAACTACCATATTCACCGTTATAATACACGCTTATGCCGCCCTCAAATTTCTGCATATTGATGCGGTTAAAATCAAAATTTGTGGCAGCATTTAAAGTTTCATTTCCGAAGCCAAAAAAGTTTTCTGTATAATTATTTGTGGTTGCAAGACCAGAAATTTTAAAATTCCACTCCGGAAAAATATTTGCAAAATGTACTTCGGCTTTAAAAATTGCTGCCTGCGTAAGTGAAAAATACTGCGCATCTAAGACAAATTGTGAGGTAAACGGGTTGCGTTCAAAACCTAATTTTTGACGTGCAAATCGTAAATGTGGTGCCAATCCCCAGTCAGGATTATAGGGTAATTCCAAGCCAATTTTTTTTGCTTCTCCAGGACGACGTTCTGTGTCATAAATATGGTTTTCATAAACCGAACTAAAGCGCATACGAGCCCCATTATTAGATTCTATTTTATTGCCTTTAGGCTGATCGTATATGGTAAGATTATTTCCATTTTTAAGATCATAAGTATCGTCATCCAGCCCACCTGCAATTACTAATTTAATGCTGCTTGTACCGTTACCATTTGTAGTAAAAACATCATCATCATCAAGACCATAAATCCATATTTCGGCAGTTTCCTGAGGATTAAATGTGCGGTCAAAGAGTAAAGTCCCATCTTCATCATCTTCAATTCTAACTGCTTTTATGCGAGTTGTGCCATCATCATTGCGGGTAATATAAAAATGATCATCCTTATCTGTTCCCTTGAGTGTTTGAAACTTAATATAGAATGCATAGTAGCGCTCTACGATGTCTTTAAGGTTGCTTTTGCGTTTTAGCAAATCATCTTGTAGTTGCAACCAATCTTCATCTTGAATTTCGTCAGGAATGTCTGTAAAAGCTTTTGCAACCACTTCAGGAGTAATTTGTTTTTGAATGTAATCAACAGCGTCTAGCCATTCTTCTTTTGTGCTTTTCTGCAATATAGCGCGATCTAGCGTGATTGCACTTTCACTAAACTTCTCAATAAATTCTATATCTGGACCGTAATTAGCGAGTTCGCGGGTACTTGCCATAAATTTTTGGAGCATTTTGATAATTTTACCATCAAATTTTGAAAATACCTGATCGCGATCGCGGGGTATTGCAATATATGTTGCTACATCTGCACTGTCTTTACGTTCTGCCCAGCGCCACTGGTCTTCATGACGGTCCCAATCTCCCACGAGCATATCAAATACACGTGCTCGTATATAATCGTTTTCTTCAACTACATTTTTCTCATCTTCACGTATGGCTTCAAAAAGATCTGTGGTGCTCTCAACATCTTCGTTAAAACCAAACATATGATCCCCGTTAAAATCGGCATCAGGCTTTTCTACAATCATATACAGGCGATCCCCGTGGGTTTCATTAAAATCACCTAATACTTTCTGTTTAGGAACATAAAATACCTTAGGATGCGTGTGGTTGAGGTCTGCAGCGCCTGCAAGTTTAGGTATTGCAAATGCGCCATAAGGATGTGATGCGGTGTAGAAATCTTCAATAAGGCGAGCAGGTAAGGTCCCTTTAAAATATTCCTGAGCATCCAGATCATCATAGCCAGAAGATTTTAAAAATGCAAATGGATCTTTAGCTAAAGCCCGCATATTGTATTCTCTGTCGTCTTTGTCTACCAGTCGTAATGACTGTGTTTGATGTCCGCCACCGGCGCGTTCAACCTTTAGACCGCCATATAGTGTATCGAGTAGTGCAACGGGAGCCTCAATCTCAACACCATATAAATCTCTATAATGTTTACCCCATTTTTTTTCATATTTATCAGAAACTTCAACTAGTTCTTTAGGATAAATACGTGCTTTTTTTGTCTTCGAAAATGTTACGGGTAACGAATCTACAGGATAAGCTTTTGGTTTTAAAAACGCTTCTTTTGAAAAAGTCTCGACGATTTGTTTTTGAGTATTTAAGGTATAAAAATGCACTGTTGAGGCACCATCTTTAAACAAACGTATTTCTGAAAATCCCGGTTCTACCGAAGCAAACAAGCCGTCTTTACCCAATCTTGCATATTCGGTTTTACTTCCTGTGCCTGTGATTAACTGGCGTATAGAACCGTTTTCTATATACTGCATAGAGCGCTCGTGTGCAGAAAGTACAAACAGTCTGGGAAGATCTATAGCCATCGTTTTAATCTCCTGCATCAAGCTATTCATTAACGGGTTAAATTGATCTTGTTTTGATATGCCGCCCTGTGTACGGGCAAAAGCCCAAATGAAGCCGGCACCGGGTATATAAGCATTTTCGGCAGAAGGTCTATATAAAGCACGGGTACTCATCTCACCACCATAAATTCCGTTAGAATATAAGGGATGGTGCATCACCAGAAGCACATTTTTATGTCGTGCTTTACGCGCCTCATCTTTTAAAATAGTCAAAAATTGTGCGCGCGTTTTAATGCCACATTTGTCGTTAAAACCCGGGTGTTTACTCCAGTCTTCGATATACCATTGAGAATCTACAATAATTATTTCGGTTTCCTCATCTACAGAAATCGTTTCGATAGGACACCCATTTTCTGGTTGAAAATGGTTGTCTTTCCCCATTTTCTTTTCTATAAAATCTTCAATCTTCTCAAGACCTGCAACACCGTGATCGTTCCATTCATTTTCACCGGGAATCACAAGTGTTTTTCCGTTAAAGTCTTCAATTAATTCAATTACATCTTTAAGCTGCTCTTCATTATTATCTTCCGTTAGCTTACTAGCATAAACATTATCTCCCAAAATCATCAGATAATCATTTTGATGCGCTCTTTCCTTTTGAAAATTTTTAAAACCAGTCAAAAGGTCTCTATTAGGTCCTTTTTTGCTAGAGCCCAGGTTTCCTAGTAGAAAAACGCTTCGGTAAGCAGTAGTGTCTATAGATGAAACCCCTATTTTAATTTCTGGATCGAGAAATTGCGTGCGTTTACTGGCGCAGGAATAAATTAAAAATGCAGCAATTAGCAGTAGGGAATAGGTGTGTAGTTTCTGTTTCATTTTGGGGTGATTAATGCGTATTTGAGCAAAATTATTAAATCTGCTCTACGCTTAAAGTTTTTGTGTAATTGTTAACGTTATTCACTAGTACCTTAATAGTTTACAGTTGGGCATTTAAAATCAACAATTGAGTAAGACAGATTTATTGAATACTGATCTTATTAGAATCTTTGAGGTGTCTAATCAAAAATTTGAACAGTTATGATTAAATTATTTATCTGGCTAGTGCATGCAGTTGCTTTATCAACAATGCCACAATCTACATTAGTAACTACTCGTGAGGGCTATGCGCAAAACGTTTTAAATGAATTAGTGACTGAAGTAGTCTACGAGAGTTCTGGAGATTGTAATAACTTTAAAACGGGGGAAATATCATTAAGATTACCCTAACAAAATTTAAGTATGACCAATTTTTTAAAGGAATTAGGAAAAGCTGTTATAGTAGGAATCGCTATCTATATTGTCTTTTTAATCATTCATCTAGGAGGCGGAAATGCCTTGTTATTTAATAGAACACTAGCTGAAGATTTTGCACAAAGTATGGTGTATTCAGTGGTGTTGTATCTACTTAATATGAGTGTTTTTAAATATTACTATGGTAAAAATTTAAACAATTTGTACTCGTATAAGCATCAAATTAAAGCCATCGCGGCAAGTCTTGTAGTTACTGTTTTTGGTATTTTTTTAATACGTATGTTTCTTAAGTCTGTAACACAGGAAATAGATCTTATAAAATTTGTGCAGGAAGAGTCTTATTCAGGATATTGGATGCCTCTTTTTATCGCGCTTGTCTGTAATTTAATTTTTTACTTTTTCTTTTACTACCGGTATAAAAAAGACCGGCAGGTAAAGGAGCAGAAAATTATTGCCGGTACTGCATCGGCACAGTTTGATGCGTTGAAGAATCAATTAGATCCACATTTTTTGTTTAATAGTCTTAATGTTCTCACCAGTTTAATTGAAGAAAATCCGCAGCAGGCACAAAAGTTTACCACCTCGCTTTCTAAAGTATATCGTTATGTATTAGAACAAAAGAATAAGGAGCTTATTTCGCTTGAAGAAGAACTTGCATTTGCTAAAACCTATATGACCTTGCTTAAGATGCGATACGAAGATAGTATTGTGTTTACTATGCCACAACACGTTATAAATCCTGATGCTAAAGTAGTGCCACTGGCTTTACAGCTGCTACTAGAAAACGCCGTTAAACACAATGTTGTTAGTGACCAGCATAAACTACATATTACTATTAAAGAAGTAGGTAACTATCTCATAGTAAAAAATAATCTTCAGCCTAAAAAAATAATGTCAAAGAGCAGTGGTGTAGGACTTATAAATATTAAACAGCGCTATGCGTTATTGACATCACGAACTGTTCAAATTAACACTACTGAAACAGCGTTTATAATTGAAATACCCACACTCACTCACCAATTAAAACAACCGGTTATGAATACAGAATATTACCTCTCAGAAAAGAAATACGCGATGGCTAAAGAACACGTAGAAAAGTTAAAGGGCTTCTATATAAACTTTGGTCTGTACTGTTTAATTATACCCATATTAATAGTGTTAAACCTATACAGTGGCTCATTTCCCTGGGCTATTTTCCCGGCATTGGGCTGGGGGTTAGGGGTATTCTTTCATGGTGCAGATGTTTTTAACTGGAATTTTCTATTAGGTAAAAGCTGGGAAGACCGAAAAATTAAACAGTTGATGGATCAACAAAAAAGAAAGTAATTACAGTTGAGTCACTTAAAATGACAATCGGGTAATTTGAAATTGAATTGAACCTGAAATCGCAGCAAATTTGTTTCAGTATAAACAATAAAACAAAATAAAATGGAAAATTTTGACAAAGAAAACAGATACTTGCAAGCTAAAGAACAAGTAGCAGAAATCAAGAAATTTTACGGTAGCCTTATGAGTTATGTGCTTGTAATAGGGGCTTTAGCAGCACTTAATTATTATACAAACAATCTTAGGTACCCCTGGTTTCTTTGGGCAGCTTTAGGATGGGGAGTAGGTTTATTGTTTCAAGCAGCTAAAGCATTTAACTGGAACCCTATTGTAAATAAAGATTGGGAAAACCGAAAGATAAGGGAGTTTATGGAGCGTGAAGAAAAGTCACAATCTAATATGGGCCGTTGGGAATAACTGAAAATTAGTATATTATGAAAGATCAAGACAAAACCTATAAAGAAGTTGTAAACCGTGTGAAACAGCTTAAAAATTTATACAATCATATTCCTGTTTATATTATCATATCTGTACTTTATGTTGCTTTTTGTCTGGGTGCTTTTGAT
Encoded here:
- a CDS encoding 2TM domain-containing protein; the encoded protein is MTNFLKELGKAVIVGIAIYIVFLIIHLGGGNALLFNRTLAEDFAQSMVYSVVLYLLNMSVFKYYYGKNLNNLYSYKHQIKAIAASLVVTVFGIFLIRMFLKSVTQEIDLIKFVQEESYSGYWMPLFIALVCNLIFYFFFYYRYKKDRQVKEQKIIAGTASAQFDALKNQLDPHFLFNSLNVLTSLIEENPQQAQKFTTSLSKVYRYVLEQKNKELISLEEELAFAKTYMTLLKMRYEDSIVFTMPQHVINPDAKVVPLALQLLLENAVKHNVVSDQHKLHITIKEVGNYLIVKNNLQPKKIMSKSSGVGLINIKQRYALLTSRTVQINTTETAFIIEIPTLTHQLKQPVMNTEYYLSEKKYAMAKEHVEKLKGFYINFGLYCLIIPILIVLNLYSGSFPWAIFPALGWGLGVFFHGADVFNWNFLLGKSWEDRKIKQLMDQQKRK
- a CDS encoding 2TM domain-containing protein, with product MENFDKENRYLQAKEQVAEIKKFYGSLMSYVLVIGALAALNYYTNNLRYPWFLWAALGWGVGLLFQAAKAFNWNPIVNKDWENRKIREFMEREEKSQSNMGRWE